Proteins from one Longimicrobium sp. genomic window:
- a CDS encoding Ig-like domain-containing protein has protein sequence MFASGKWFAAALLALGVAACDESPVTLPEPTSISSAAAEIKLTVGDVATVPNQVLDQQGQVIRGVQPTFTSDNPSVAAVDATGTVRAVSAGTANITAAYGGVTATSKVTVAARPGTTPTAIAMPTGELRLTVGDAVALPGQVLNESGGVMEGLRPSFSSSNPSVVSVDATGSVRALSTGTADVTARYGTLTSTVKVTVSNDLRSFVRSLDVLADSVTADVRVGSSAAVAIRAFNGFGQPVCPTVTIQVDDPSVAFVSQVGCRLVVTPRFQGRTTVRVSADDVSDTFVVNVTSTGMTAQFSSRPAASAVFAGNTVSYGVRLLDEQGNGIAGRKVAFDVSAGTLSASSATTDAAGYATVQWTLPTNLRELGNTQSIAFSTTLPNGAVVQRSETVFINGAALASLTLYRSGPQGFQAITTPSITAPVFSSIFLGARGEDQYGNPRVEDFSLTMSGASVFKCGGDYQSGDGIEYACFYSSTSGSATFTAAGAGLSKSVQVIFQ, from the coding sequence ATGTTCGCGTCAGGAAAATGGTTTGCGGCTGCGCTGCTTGCCCTGGGCGTCGCCGCGTGTGACGAATCGCCCGTCACCCTCCCTGAGCCCACCTCCATCTCCTCGGCAGCGGCGGAGATCAAGCTGACGGTGGGCGACGTCGCTACCGTTCCCAACCAGGTGCTCGACCAGCAGGGGCAGGTGATCCGCGGCGTTCAGCCCACGTTCACCTCCGACAACCCCTCCGTAGCCGCGGTGGACGCTACTGGAACGGTGCGCGCCGTGTCGGCGGGGACGGCGAACATCACCGCGGCCTACGGCGGCGTCACGGCCACCTCCAAGGTGACCGTGGCGGCCCGCCCCGGAACCACCCCCACGGCCATCGCCATGCCCACGGGCGAGCTGCGTCTGACGGTGGGCGACGCCGTCGCGCTTCCCGGCCAGGTGCTGAACGAGAGCGGGGGGGTGATGGAGGGGCTGCGGCCCTCCTTCAGCTCCAGCAACCCCTCCGTCGTCTCGGTGGATGCAACCGGGTCGGTCCGGGCGCTTTCCACCGGGACGGCTGACGTCACCGCGCGCTACGGCACCCTCACCTCGACGGTAAAGGTGACCGTCAGCAACGACCTGCGCTCCTTCGTCCGCTCGCTGGACGTGCTGGCCGACTCGGTGACCGCCGACGTTCGCGTGGGCTCGTCGGCCGCCGTGGCCATCCGGGCGTTCAACGGCTTCGGCCAGCCGGTGTGCCCCACGGTCACCATTCAGGTCGACGACCCGTCGGTGGCGTTCGTTTCGCAGGTCGGCTGCCGGCTGGTGGTGACCCCCCGGTTCCAGGGCCGCACGACGGTGAGGGTTTCGGCTGACGACGTGAGCGACACCTTCGTCGTCAATGTCACCAGCACCGGCATGACCGCGCAGTTCTCGTCCCGTCCGGCGGCTTCGGCGGTTTTCGCCGGGAACACGGTTTCGTACGGCGTGCGGCTGCTGGACGAGCAGGGCAACGGCATCGCGGGACGCAAGGTGGCGTTCGACGTGAGCGCGGGCACCCTGTCCGCCTCGAGCGCGACCACCGATGCGGCGGGCTACGCCACCGTGCAGTGGACGCTGCCCACCAACCTGCGCGAGCTGGGGAACACCCAGTCCATCGCGTTCAGCACCACCCTGCCCAACGGCGCGGTGGTCCAGCGCAGCGAGACGGTGTTCATCAATGGCGCCGCCCTCGCGTCGCTGACGCTGTACCGGTCGGGGCCGCAGGGTTTTCAGGCCATCACCACACCGTCGATCACCGCCCCGGTTTTCTCGTCCATCTTCCTGGGCGCCCGCGGCGAGGACCAGTACGGGAACCCGCGCGTCGAGGACTTCTCGCTGACCATGTCGGGAGCGTCCGTGTTCAAGTGCGGCGGGGACTACCAGAGCGGGGACGGGATCGAGTACGCGTGCTTCTACAGCTCCACCTCCGGGTCCGCGACGTTCACGGCCGCGGGCGCAGGGCTGTCGAAGAGCGTGCAGGTGATCTTCCAGTAG
- a CDS encoding L,D-transpeptidase: MEKEFRPRRPDSIPERRDYTPKGRLRRIYHNYRGGALTLLLAVLVSAGLFAATSAWAVNERLTRRVTEMTYLKDTRSLEYVRQKEAELVRQAAERERALAKREEEIAPKNRPYLVVSLAEKRVLYLKGQDTLYKAPVAVGSGKTLVMGGVTKRFVTPRGRMAITHKELDPVWVPPNWHYIEYARKTGRRVVDMSNASPGALGGYAPGRVPVRGNTVIIPPWGSPQRAHKGVLGVAKLEMYDGYYFHGTDDESSIGSNASHGCIRMRKADILWMYKNVPVGTQVYIY; the protein is encoded by the coding sequence ATGGAAAAGGAATTCAGGCCCCGCAGGCCCGACAGCATCCCCGAGCGGCGCGACTACACGCCCAAGGGCCGGCTGCGCCGCATCTACCACAACTACCGCGGCGGCGCGCTGACGCTGCTGCTGGCGGTGCTGGTTTCGGCCGGGCTGTTCGCGGCCACCTCGGCGTGGGCGGTGAACGAGCGGCTGACGCGCCGCGTGACGGAGATGACGTACCTGAAGGACACGCGCTCGCTGGAGTACGTGCGGCAGAAGGAAGCCGAGCTGGTGCGCCAGGCCGCCGAGCGCGAGCGGGCGCTGGCCAAGCGCGAGGAAGAGATCGCGCCCAAGAACCGGCCGTACCTGGTGGTGAGCCTGGCCGAAAAGCGGGTGCTGTACCTGAAGGGGCAGGACACGCTGTACAAGGCCCCCGTGGCGGTGGGGTCGGGCAAGACGCTGGTGATGGGCGGGGTGACCAAGCGCTTCGTTACGCCGCGCGGGCGCATGGCCATCACGCACAAGGAGCTGGACCCCGTGTGGGTTCCGCCCAACTGGCACTACATCGAGTACGCCCGCAAGACGGGGCGCCGCGTGGTTGACATGAGCAACGCCTCGCCGGGCGCGCTGGGCGGGTACGCCCCCGGGCGGGTGCCGGTGCGCGGAAACACCGTCATCATTCCGCCCTGGGGCAGCCCGCAGCGGGCGCACAAGGGGGTGCTGGGCGTGGCCAAGCTGGAGATGTACGACGGCTACTACTTCCACGGCACCGACGACGAGTCGTCCATCGGCAGCAACGCCAGCCACGGCTGCATCCGCATGCGCAAGGCCGACATCCTGTGGATGTACAAAAACGTGCCGGTCGGCACGCAGGTGTACATCTACTGA
- a CDS encoding DUF423 domain-containing protein translates to MNRTFWILGCTFALLAVGAGAFGAHALRARLTPDLLAVWETAARYQMYHALALLVVAFAVGRAAGGGWALAGWLFTAGIVVFSGSLYVLALSGVRWLGAITPLGGLCFLAGWVALLLAGMRASPS, encoded by the coding sequence ATGAACCGCACCTTCTGGATCCTGGGATGCACCTTCGCGCTGCTGGCCGTGGGCGCGGGGGCGTTCGGTGCGCACGCGCTGCGGGCGCGGCTGACGCCGGACCTGCTGGCCGTGTGGGAAACGGCCGCGCGCTACCAGATGTACCACGCGCTGGCGCTGCTGGTGGTGGCCTTCGCCGTGGGGCGCGCGGCCGGCGGGGGATGGGCGCTCGCCGGCTGGCTGTTCACGGCGGGGATCGTCGTGTTCTCCGGCAGCCTGTACGTGCTGGCGCTTTCCGGCGTGCGCTGGCTGGGCGCCATCACGCCGCTGGGCGGGTTGTGCTTCCTGGCGGGATGGGTGGCGCTACTGCTGGCGGGAATGCGCGCGTCGCCCTCCTGA
- a CDS encoding CAP domain-containing protein yields the protein RSTFAAPLLLAACMTIPIGAPPAGGGAGTTGTNSGAAAGGSAMGQSEVQQMEQLVNRHRASVGCPPLAPLAGAARAAQLHSEDMARRGYFDHRSPDGKQPWDRLAAQGVGYRMVAENIAHTPGATAEATLRGWIGSPGHRRNLENCAYTHHGIGLSNARWTHVFVTPP from the coding sequence CGATCGACCTTCGCTGCGCCGCTGCTGCTGGCGGCATGCATGACGATTCCGATCGGCGCGCCGCCCGCGGGGGGCGGGGCGGGGACGACGGGCACCAACAGCGGCGCCGCCGCGGGAGGTTCGGCGATGGGGCAGTCGGAGGTGCAGCAGATGGAGCAGCTCGTCAACCGCCACCGCGCGTCCGTCGGATGCCCGCCGCTCGCGCCGCTGGCCGGGGCCGCGCGCGCCGCGCAGCTCCACAGCGAAGACATGGCGCGCCGCGGCTACTTCGATCACCGGTCGCCGGACGGGAAGCAGCCGTGGGACCGGCTGGCGGCGCAGGGCGTCGGCTACCGTATGGTGGCCGAAAACATCGCCCACACCCCGGGGGCTACGGCCGAGGCCACGCTGCGCGGGTGGATCGGGAGCCCGGGGCACCGCCGCAACCTGGAGAACTGCGCGTACACCCACCACGGCATTGGGCTGAGCAACGCGCGGTGGACCCACGTCTTCGTCACCCCACCCTGA
- a CDS encoding uracil-DNA glycosylase: protein MELKVLQDEVASCRACGRLVEWRERVGVEKRRAYRDDEYWARPVPGFGDPAARLLILGLAPAAHGANRTGRMFTGDRSGDFLYAALHRAGFASQPTSVHRGDGLELRDAWVTAAVRCAPPDNKPLPPERDACAPFIRRELALLPGVRAILCLGGFAYEAAVRLIRDTGGTLPHPLPKFGHGVVVAVQGGPALVCSYHPSQQNTFTGRLTPAMLDDVLAIARGVIGG, encoded by the coding sequence ATGGAGCTGAAGGTCCTGCAGGACGAGGTGGCCAGCTGCCGCGCGTGCGGGCGGCTGGTGGAGTGGCGCGAGCGGGTGGGGGTGGAAAAGCGCCGCGCCTACCGCGACGACGAGTACTGGGCGCGCCCCGTCCCCGGCTTCGGCGACCCGGCGGCGCGGCTGCTGATCCTGGGGCTGGCGCCCGCCGCGCACGGGGCTAACCGGACCGGCCGCATGTTCACGGGCGACCGCAGCGGCGACTTCCTCTACGCCGCCCTGCACCGGGCGGGGTTCGCCAGCCAGCCCACCTCCGTGCACCGCGGCGACGGGCTGGAGCTGCGCGACGCGTGGGTGACCGCCGCCGTGCGCTGCGCCCCGCCCGACAACAAGCCGCTCCCGCCGGAGCGGGACGCCTGCGCCCCGTTCATCCGCCGCGAGCTGGCGCTGCTCCCCGGCGTGCGCGCCATCCTCTGCCTGGGCGGGTTCGCCTACGAGGCCGCGGTCCGGCTGATCCGCGATACCGGCGGCACCCTGCCGCATCCCCTGCCGAAGTTCGGCCACGGGGTGGTCGTCGCGGTGCAGGGCGGGCCGGCGCTGGTCTGCTCGTACCATCCCAGCCAGCAGAACACCTTCACGGGCCGCCTGACCCCCGCCATGCTGGACGACGTGCTCGCCATCGCCCGCGGCGTGATCGGCGGCTGA
- a CDS encoding YhcH/YjgK/YiaL family protein — MILTTLADSAAYGVLGSRVAAGLGWLREMDPAIADGRHAIDGDDVFALVSTYQTGPSTEKRFESHRVYVDLQYVAAGYERILHAPVEALGVETPYDAATDVVFYAEPPFASSLLMRPGDLAVFHPGDGHKPGCMAGGRHEVKKVVVKVRL; from the coding sequence GTGATCCTGACGACCCTGGCGGATTCGGCCGCGTACGGGGTGCTGGGAAGCCGCGTCGCCGCAGGCTTGGGATGGCTTCGGGAGATGGACCCCGCGATCGCGGACGGGCGGCACGCCATCGACGGAGACGACGTGTTCGCGCTGGTGTCGACGTACCAGACCGGCCCGTCAACGGAAAAGCGGTTCGAATCGCACCGCGTGTACGTGGACCTGCAGTACGTCGCCGCCGGCTACGAGCGCATCCTGCACGCGCCCGTGGAGGCGCTGGGGGTGGAGACGCCGTACGATGCCGCCACGGACGTGGTGTTCTACGCCGAGCCGCCCTTCGCCAGCTCGCTGCTGATGCGCCCGGGCGACCTGGCCGTCTTCCATCCCGGCGACGGCCACAAGCCCGGGTGCATGGCCGGCGGGCGGCACGAGGTGAAGAAGGTGGTGGTGAAGGTGCGGCTGTAG